A single region of the Onychomys torridus chromosome 11, mOncTor1.1, whole genome shotgun sequence genome encodes:
- the LOC118593021 gene encoding influenza virus NS1A-binding protein isoform X2 produces MVQTLYYSADHKLLDGNPLDGQAEVFGSDDDHIQFVQKKPPRENGHKQISGSSTGCLSSPNASMQSPKHEWKIVASEKTSNNTYLCLAVLDGTFCVIFLHGRNSPQSSPTSTPKLSKSLSFEMQPDELLEKPMSPMQYARSGLGTAEMNGKLIAAGGYNREECLRTVECYDPHTDHWSFLAPMRTPRARFQMAVLMGQLYVVGGSNGHSDDLSCGETYDPSIDDWTPVPELRTNRCNAGVCALDGKLYIVGGSDPYGQKGLKNCDVFDPVTKSWTSCAPLNIRRHQSAVCELGGYLYIIGGAESWNCLNTVERYNPENNTWTLIAPMNVARRGAGVAVLDGKLFVGGGFDGSHAISCVEMYDPTRNEWKMMGNMTSPRSNAGITTVGNTIYAVGGFDGNEFLNTVEVYSLETNEWSPYTKIFQF; encoded by the exons GTTCAAACCTTGTACTACTCAGCTGATCACAAGCTGCTTGATGGGAACCCACTAGATGGACAGGCTGAGGTGTTTGGCAGTGATGATGACCACATTCAGTTTGTGCAG AAAAAGCCACCCCGTGAGAATGGCCATAAGCAGATAAGTGGCAGTTCCACTGGATGTCTCTCTTCTCCAAATGCTTCAATGCAAAGTCCTAAGCATGAGTGGAAAATCGTTGCTTCTGAAAAGACTTCAA ATAACACTTACTTGTGCCTGGCTGTGCTGGATGGTACATTCTGTGTCATTTTCCTCCATGGGCGGAACAGTCCACAGAGCTCACCAACAAGTACTCCAAAACTGAGCAAGAGTTTAAGCTTTGAGATGCAGCCCGATGAGCTCCTAGAAAAGCCCATGTCTCCCATGCAATATGCGCGCTCTGGGCTAGGGACAGCAGAGATGAATGGCAAACTGATAGCTGCAG GTGGTTATAACAGAGAGGAATGTCTTCGAACAGTTGAATGCTATGATCCACATACAGATCATTGGTCCTTCCTTGCTCCCATGAGAACACCAAGAGCCCGCTTTCAAATGGCTGTGCTAATG GGACAGCTCTATGTGGTGGGTGGATCAAATGGACACTCAGATGACCTGAGTTGTGGAGAAACGTATGATCCAAGCATTGATGACTGGACCCCTGTTCCAGAGTTGAGAACTAACCGTTGTAATGCAG GAGTATGTGCTCTGGATGGGAAATTGTACATCGTTGGTGGCTCCGATCCATATGGTCAGAAAGGCCTGAAAAACTGTGATGTGTTTGATCCCGTAACAAAGTCGTGGACAAGCTGTGCTCCTCTTAACATTC GTAGACACCAGTCTGCAGTTTGTGAACTTGGTGGTTATTTGTATATAATTGGAGGGGCAGAATCTTGGAATTGTCTGAACACGGTAGAACGATACAATCCTGAAAATAACACCTGGACTTTAATTGCACCCATGAATGTGGCTAGGCGAGGAGCTGGAGTCGCTGTTCTTGATG gaAAACTGTTTGTAGGTGGTGGCTTTGATGGCTCTCATGCCATCAGTTGTGTGGAGATGTATGATCCAACTAGAAATGAATGGAAGATGATGGGAAATATGACATCACCGAGAAGCAATGCTGGGATCACAACTGTAGGGAACACCATTTATGCAGTGGGAGGATTTGATGGCAATGAATTTCTGAATACAGTGGAAGTCTATAGCCTTGAAACAAATGAGTGGAGCCCTTACACgaagattttccagttttaa